The following proteins are encoded in a genomic region of Hydra vulgaris chromosome 05, alternate assembly HydraT2T_AEP:
- the LOC136080117 gene encoding uncharacterized protein LOC136080117 translates to MKVAVNKVLEGTQLNVVACQFNIDRMTLKRYCRKKRLNPNEAFKPNYNNRQVFTAEDEKSLSSYLLIASKMNYGLSTRSTRLLAYEFALKNNKICPSSWIKNKIAGIDWLQGFMKRQPKLSLRTPEATSFARSTAFNKHTVREFFQNLKTPVKVLAGRGSKQVGRITSAERGTLVTACCASNAMGNSIPPLFIFPRVKFHDYMIKEGPPGCVEFANPSGWMNSEIFIEWIKHFVKYSNCSQESPVLLLLDSHESHISVKGLELAIQHGITMISFPPHCSHKLQPLDRTVFGPLKRFYNSACDN, encoded by the exons ATGAAAGTAGctgttaataaagttttagaagGAACACAACTGAATGTTGTAGCATGTCAGTTTAACATAGATAGAATgactttaaaaagatattgtcgTAAAAAGAGGCTTAATCCAAATGAAGCTTTCAAGCCTAACTACAACAATAGACAAGTTTTTACAGCagaagatgaaaaaagtttatcaagttATTTACTAATTGCATCAAAAATGAACTATGGCCTTTCAACTAGGTCAACGCGATTATTGGCATAtgaatttgctttaaaaaacaataagataTGCCCATCATCAtggatcaaaaataaaattgcaggCATTGATTGGTTGCAAGGTTTTATGAAAAGACAACCAAAGTTGTCTCTACGAACACCTGAAGCAACGAGCTTCGCTCGATCAACAGCTTTTAACAAACACACTGTAAGagagttttttcaaaatcttaaaACG CCGGTAAAGGTTTTAGCTGGTAGAGGAAGCAAACAAGTTGGAAGAATCACATCTGCAGAACGAGGAACATTGGTAACTGCATGTTGTGCCTCTAATGCTATGGGAAATTCCATTCctccattatttatttttcctagGGTAAAGTTTCATGATTACATGATTAAGGAAGGACCTCCTGGATGTGTGGAATTTGCAAATCCTTCTGGTTGGATGAACTCAGAAATTTTCATAGAATGgattaaacattttgttaaatattcaaACTGTTCTCAGGAATCTCCAGTTTTGTTACTTCTCGACAGTCATGAAAGTCATATTTCTGTTAAAGGCTTGGAGCTTGCAATTCAACACGGAATTACAATGATAAGTTTTCCTCCCCATTGCAGCCATAAATTGCAGCCATTAGATAGAACTGTTTTTGGACCattgaaaaggttttacaaTTCTGCATGTGATAATTGA